CGAGGCCGGCGAGTCCGTGGTGGTGGCCGCCCGCCGGGAGATCGGCCCCGAGGGCGCGCCGGGCCTGACCCAGCGGGTGAGCTTCTCGGCGGTCGCGGGCGGCGTGCGCCGCGAGCTCGTCCAGTCCCAGGTCTACTTGTCCATGCTGGACGTCCACGACCCGCGCAAGCGTGCGGTGATCCGGATGGTGCTGACCGCCACCGCGGAGCAGCACGACGGCGTCCTGGGCGACTTCCAGGAGTTCCTGCGCACGGTGGGCCCGGACACGGCGGCGGGGTCGTAGGAGCCGCTCCGGATCGTAGGAGCCGCTCCGGATCGTTCGATCTTGTATCGAACGGCCGGGTGTCCCTAGGTTGGTGCGATGGGTCTCTTCGACAAACTCACCGGCACCAGGCACCCCGACCGCGGCATCGCACCGCGCTCCGCCGAGGAGGTACGGGCGGCACTGCTCGGGCTCTTCGCGGCGGACGCGCCGTACGTCGTGCGCGGGGGCGCCCCCGAGGGCGCCGACCTGGTGGCGGAGTGGCGGATCCAGGAGCCCGCGTGGCACACCTTCTTCGCCCGGACCCAGGTGAGCCGTGTGCTCCAGATCCGGCTGCGCCTGGACGCGGCCGCCCGCGAGGTCCGCAGCGTCGACCGGCAGTTCGAGGTCACGTGGCTGGGAGGTACGCCCCGGCTGGCCCTGTCGGCGGAAGCCGCGCGCGGGCAGGTCACCACGGTGTCCCGGCGCTGGAAGGTCGAGCGCGGGGACGACGGCGGGCTCGGGGCCACCGAAGCGTTCCGCTTCGACAACGCGGACCTCAAGGACCCCCTCCGCGAGGCGGTGCTCGCCGCGGGGTGGACCTGGCGCGGGGTCGCCTTCGGGAAGCTCTGACGCGGACGGCGGCGGGGGATCCGGCCGTCCCCCGGCCGACGCCCGGTGCCTGCCGCCCCGCAGGGGCCGGCTCCGGCCGGCGTCGGGCCACGGGCCTGCGCGCCCGCGCCTGATGGCATCGCCTGGTCCGTCGAGAAGGACGTCACCCCGTACCGCGACACGGCGAGCTACGGGTCCGGTCTCCCTGATCCGGCCCGCCGCCCACCCTGCGGGTCCTCGGCGCCGGCCCTTGCGAAGCCACCGAGGTGTCACCCACGGCATGGAAGACGGCGCGACTGCGCCGTTGGAGTGGACTGCGGGCGCGGGCCACGTCCGTGGGTGGGCCGGCTCCGAAGGACGCGTGGAGCCTGCCAGCCCCTGGCCGGACCACACTCGCCCTCGTAAAAGGTGATCATGCGTACTCGCAGCACTGTTCTCGCCCTGTCCGCCGTTCTGGCGGCCGCCTGCGCCGCTCCGGCCCTCGCCGCGGGATCCGGCATCGGCACGCCGCCGGAGTCGCGGCCTGCCGTGGAACACCGCGGCCTGACGGCCGTCGGGCTCACCTCCGAGCAGCGGCTGGTGGAGTTCGACGTCGACAAGCCCTCCAAGACCCGGTCGCTGGGCAAGGTATCCGGCCTGGTCGGCGACGCCAAGCTCGTCGGAATCGACTTCCGCGTCCACAACGAGCAGCTGTACGGCGTCGGTGACCAAGGCGGCATCTACACCCTGAGCACCGCCGACGCGAAGGCGACCAAGGTCTCCCAGCTCACCGTCGCCCTGTCGGGCATGCGGTTCGGAGTCGACTTCAACCCGGCCGCCAACCGTCTGCGCGTCATTTCCGACACGGGACAGAACCTGCGCCACAACATCGACGACAACGCCGCCGCGCTGACCACCACGGTGGACGGTACGCTCGCCAACCCCACCACCCCGCCCTCGACCGCGCTGGGCGTCACCGGCGCCGCCTACACCAACAACGATCTCAACGCCGCGACCGGCACCACGCTGTTCGACCTCGACACGATGGCCGACCGGATCTCCCTGCAGTCCCCGGCCAACGCCGGCACCCTCGCCCCCACGGGCAGTCTCGGTGTCAACGCCGCCCTCGATGCCGGATTCGACATTTATCACTCACCCGAGTCCGGCCTGAACAAGGGCTTCGCCGCCCTCGACGCGGGCAACGGCCATAGCCTCTACGAGATCAACCTGCTCACCGGCAAGGCGAGCAGCCTCGGAGCGTTCCCGAACAAGCAGCAGGTCACCGACATCGCCCTGCCTCTGAACCAGGAGTGATACCCCCGCGATCGGTCGTCCGGTCGGGCTGCTCGAGGGCCGCCCACCGGGCAACCGGTTCCCCGTCGGGCGACAGGCCATCCGGCCCGGTGCTCAAGCCCGAGGCGGCCTCGCCCGGGCGTGGAACGCCATTGGCGGCTGCGACATACGGGTGATCTTCAATCTGCGCCCGTAACGGGGATACTGCCGGATTGTCCTATAGGCATGACGTCCTCGCACACACTGTCCCGGCAGCCGGCCCGAGCCACTGCCCCGCACTCCCTTCCCTCGCCGGACGAACGTCGCAGGCTCCGCGAACTGTGGGACCTGACTCCGCAGCAGGTCGCGGTGGCATTCGGCGTACGGGCAGCCACCGTCCGCTCCTGGGAGTCCGGACGCAGTCAGCCGACCGGCAAACGGCGTGAGGCGTATCGGCGCTTCCTTCAGGGCCTTGCCCAGCGGGCCGACATCCAGCCGCGCGCCGCTGCCCTGCCGGCCAGTCGCAGCCCGGAGTCCGTCGCGCACGGCGGGCCCCCTCGCCGGGGTCCGAGCACACCTGCAGTGGAGCTCGGACCAGCGGCAAGCGCGGCACCCTCGGCACCAGGACACATGGAAGAGCCTTCTGTGCGCGACGCACGGGACGTACGGGTGGTGTGGGACCCGGTGGCCAGTCCGGCGCCTGCGCCCCTTTCCGATGCGCACGGGGCGCGGCTGGGTGCGGCGATCGCGGTGCTGGCGGGGTGGGTGCTGGTTCTGGTGACTCTGGGCACCTACGTACCGGGGTGGGCCGGCTGATCGTGCGGCGCGGTGGAGACGATCCCGGTCACGGTCACGGTGACGTGAACCGGGATCGGCTGCGTGGAGGCGTGGACCGCCTGGACGGTCTCGCGGATGGCTCGCGTGACGTCCAGGGCCCGATGCCCGCGCAGCAGGACGACGTGGACCTCGACGACCTGCCCTTTCCCCGGGAGGCTGGTGATCCGGATGCCTGGCGGGCGTTGGGGAGCGGTGGCCGGAGACCGGAGTGCTGCTGCGGAGGTGACCGCGGTGCGCAGCAGATCGCCCAGGGCGGGTTTGAGGAAGGCGACGCCCTTGACGCCCAGGACTGCCTGGCCGGCCATCACCAGGGCCCGTTCGGCGTTGTTCGCTGTGGTCATCGTGGTTCCTCGCCCAAGGCTTCTTGATGGATGTCGGCAATGGCCACATCGATGGCGGCGATGTTCATGCCCAGGTCGTGTTCAGAGGCTGCCGCGATGCTCCGGCGGACGCGGTCCGCGGTGGCCTGCAGGTCCCGGGAGATCTCGACGGAGACCTCGATCCGGACCTGCGCGGGCGTCCGGGCCTGTGCGTCGCAGGAGGGTGTGGGGCTGATGCGGCAGCTGCCCGCGCGAACCCCGGGGACCCGTTCGGCTGCCGCACGGAATACGCGGGCGGCGACGGCTTCGTACATCCATGCGTCCTCGTCCGCCTCCCCCAGGGCGAGGGTACGGCCGGGGCGGAGTTCCAGGCGTACGACGTCCATGACGCTGGCGGTGAGCCGAGCGGCATCGGCCTCCCAGTCGGCTCCGGTCTCCTGGCCGTCGCGGTGGACGGCGTCGCGAAGGCGGGCGAAGTCCTCGAGCGCCGCGCCACAGTGGGGGCACTCGGCGGTGTGGGGGTCGGCGGGCCAAGGCTCAGGGCCCGCGCCGTGCCGGTCCTGCCGGTCCCACAGGTCCGCCAGGTCCCTTCCGCACGGCAGGAAGCCGTCGTCCTCGGCCTCGGCGGGGCTTTGTGGCTCAGGCTCGCGGGGTTGGTTCATCGCCATGCGCTCATCGCCTCCGTGAGACTGCGCCGTGCCCGGAACACTCTGGCCCGTACGGCTTCCTGGCTGATTCCGACCGTCTCCGCGATCATCTCGTACGACATCGTCTCGATCTCCCGCAGGATCCAGCAGGCGCGTTGTTCCGGCGACAGGACGCCCATCGCCTTGCCGAGGGCGTGAACGGCGGCCTGGGATTCGGCCGCGCGCTCGGGGGAACTCTGGTGGTCGGGCGCGGCCTGGTCGGGCAGATCGTCGATGTCGGTGGCGGGGCGCCGGGCCCGCAGTGTGTTCAGACAGCGGTTGGTGACGATCCGGTGCAGCCAGGTGGCGAATCCCGCATCGCCGCGGAATTCGGGGAGTTTGCGCCATGCGCTGACGAAGGCCTCCTGGACGGCGTCCTCGGCTTCCGCCTTGTTCCCCAGGAGCTGCGAGGCAAGCCGCAGCATGCCGGGGCCGTGTCGGCGGACCAGGCGCTCGAAGGCCTCCTCGTCTCCCTCCGCCGCCCTGACGGCGAGGAGGGCGTCGTCGGGCCGGTCCACCACTCCCGGGCGCTGTGGCCTTGCGTCCCGCTCAGCCGTCACGTGGCGGCTCCTTTCGCGTTCACCTCGTTGGACACCGCCAGTGCCCCCCGCGTTACGGGCACCGCGCCGGAAATCTTTCCTTCCGCTTCATTCGGAACCGGTGCGTAACGGGACTGCCGTGGCCGGTGTCGAACGTACGCAAGGCACTTTCACCGTCGATCTCCTCGGAGGAGCACGATGAGCACGCAGGAACTGGCCCCGGTCACCACCACCCGCAAGGACGGCTCGGCCACCACGACATTGAGCACGGGGCAGAGCGGCGCCTCGGAGCCTGCGTCCACCCGCGGGAAGACGTCCATCGCCGACGTCGTCGTGGTCAAGATCGCAGGCATGGCAGCACGCGAGATCCCCGGTGTCCACGACATGGGCGGCGGCCTGTCGCGCACCCTGGGCGCGGTGCGCGACCGGGTGCCCGGCGGCCGCCCCGACGTCGGACGCGGGATCAAGGTGGAAGTCGGTGAGCGTCAGACGGCGATCGACGTCGATCTCGTCGTCGAGTACGGCGTCCCGATCACCGACGTCGCCCGCGACGTGCGCGAGAACGTGATCGCGGCGGTGGAGCGCATCACCGGGCTGGAGGTCGTCGAGGTGAACGTGGCCGTCAATGACGTCCACCTTCCCCAGGACGCCGAGCCGGCCACCCTGACCGAGAACAGGGTCGAGTGAACGCAGCCCTCCGGTACCTGTTCCGAGTGTCACGAAAGGCGGAGTGATGGGCAAAGACGTGCTGGGCCTCCTGGTCGGCACGGCGTTGGCGTTCGCCGGCTGGTTCGGCGGATTCGGCGCCTTCCTGCTGGTCGCCGCTCTCGGAGCACTCGGCTTCGCGGCCGGCCGGTTCCTGGAGCACGGGGGCGACCTCCGTGACCTGCTGGTGTCCCGTGAACAGGGCAGGCGGTGACGCCACGGGAGCGGGGCATGACCACGATCGCCGACCGAGTGGTTCGCAAGGTCGCCGAGCAGGCCGCGCGGGAAGCACTCACCGGCTCCGGCGGCACGGTGCGCAGAGGGACTGCCTCGGTACGCGGGCACTCGGCCGAGGTCGGCGTGGACATCGCCCTCGGCTACCGCGGCGTGGCAGGCGAGGCCGCCCACGCCGTACAAGAGCATGTCGCCGAGCGCACCGCGCACCTGACGGGGCTGCACGTACCCGCCCCGCGCATCGGTGTCCGCGCACTCGCAACGATCCACGGCGCACCGGCCCTCGTCGCCGGCCCGGCTGCTTCCCCGCCGGAACGGGCGCGCGGGCGCAGATGGTCCGAACGCCGTCTCCCGGTCGGAGTCCTGGCGGTCCTGGCCTTGGCCGTGACCGCAGCCCTGCTCCGGGATGTGGCCGCCGTGCACCTCCGGGGACGAGCACCGGCGCCGTGGCGAGGACAGGTGCTCGGCTGGCTCACCGGCCACGGTCCGGCGACCACACCGTCCTGGGCCGCAGGAACGCTCGTCGTGGCAGGTCTGTGGATGATCGTGCTGGCTCTCGCTCCCGGACACCGAAGCGATCTGGTGATGTCCACGTCCGACCCGGGCGTACGCGCCGTCATCGGCCGGCGCTCCGCCTCACACCTGGTGCGTGCTGCCGTCTGTCAGGTCCCCGGCGTCACCGGCGCCCGCATACGGGTAGGCCGAAGGCGGCTGACCGTCTGGGCCGACCTTGCCCACGGCGACCGGTCCCACGCCCGTGACGGCGTCACGGAAGCCGTCACGGGCGCGGTGCAGGAGTGGGGGCCGGCCGCGCCTGCGCGAACTCGCGTGCGCGTGCGCGTGCGCCCGAGCCCCTCGTGGCACCCGACGCCCACTCCGCAGGAGGAAGGAGAAGCCGATGGACCGTACGCGTAACACCGTCAACCGGCTCGCCCTGCTGGCCGGCGGCTGCCTGCTCCTCGCAGTCGGCACGGCCGCACTCGCTGCGCACACCGCCGCCCGGCGCCGGACACCGCGCTGGTGGACGGACTTCAGCAGCCGCGGACGCTGGCTCGAACCCCAGGCCTGGGCGACCGGCCGCGCCCACCCGGCTGGAGCGCAGGCGTCACCGCCGCCCTGGTCCTGGCCGCTCTCACCGCGGCGGCCCTGCTCCTCCTCCAGCTGCGCCGCCGCACCCTCCGGCAGCTGCCCCTGGACGGCCCGGCCACTTCCCTGGAAGGCCGCGCCGTCACGGGTGCGGTCACCGCCCGTCTCCTCGCGATGCCGGGGTGTGCACTCGGGTCGCACCACGCTCCACGGAACGCCGGTCTCTCCGCGCCTTCACACCCGACTCGTCGTCGACGACACTGCTTCGCCACGACGGCTCCTCACGACCCTGACCGCATCGACCGTTCCCGAGGCCCGAGAATTCCTCAACGCCCGTGGCCTCACCGCCGAGGTCCGGATCACCGTCCGCCGGACCCGAGGACGCAAAATCGGATAGCTGACAGCGGGACGTGGATGGCCTGCCGGTGCGTCCGACCGGCGGCTACATGTACCTGCCCGACGACCTCGACCCGCAAGCACGGCGCTCCCGACCGACTACAAGCGCATGGTCGAGACGTTCGGCGAGGGCGCCTTCGACGCGTATCTGAGCCTGCACCGGGAGCCGTGGGCGGATCTCCGGGAGGACGGGCTCATCGTCTGGGCGGGCACGGAGCACGAGGACCTGTAGGCTCCGCGCCCGTGGACGACATACGGCAGACAACCATCACCTTCAGCGGAACCCTGACGCGGGAGGAGTTCGACGAGGCCCTCGCAGCAACCAGATGGTTCCGACACCTGCGCGGGCTCGTCCTCGTGGCCGCGGTCCTGCTGGCGGTGCTGAGCCTGAAGCCCGGTAGCGCCGACCCGATCAACACGGGTCTGCTGGCGCTCGCTCTTGTCTATGGTGCGCTCGGCCTGATCCTTCCCCCGATACTGGCCGGCCGCATGTTCCGTGCCGACCAGGCCACTGGGGAGAAGCAGGCCGTCATCGACCACGCCGGCTGCGTCGTCTCCCGAGGCTCCGAGGAACTCATGCGGGTGCCGTGGCGCACCATGTACCGCTACTACGAGACGGAGCGGGTCTACGTGGTGACCGGCCGCCTCGGTTGGAAGGTCGGCCTGTTGATCGTGCCCAAGCGGCTACTGACCAGGACGAGCGAGACCGAACTGATCGGCCTTCTGCTGGAGTCCACGGTTCGCCGCGCGAAGCGCAAGCAGGCACACGGCCGTTAACCTCAGCCAGGGCTGAAAGAAGCAGCCTGGCCAGGGTTCCGGTCGATGCATCGGGTCAGGCTGTCCCGCTCTCCCGTTTGAGTCCAGCCCCTCTGTGGCGCGCCTAGAGTCGGTGCATGCACATCGTCTCCCTGCTTCCCGCGGCCACGGACATCGTGGTGGACCTCGGACTCGCCGCCGACCTGGTCGGACGCACCCATGAATGCGACTGGCCACCCGCGGTGGTCGCCTCGGTTCCCGTCGTCACCCGCGCCGAATTCGACGCGGACGCACTCAGCAGCCGGGAGATCTCCGCCGCGGTGGGCGGCGCGGCACACAGCGGATCCTCGCTCTACACCCTGGACACCGAGGCTCTTGCCGCGCTCGCCCCGGACGTCCTGCTCACCCAGGACCTCTGCCAGGTCTGTGCGGTGTCCTACGAGGCTGTCTCCCGGGCGGTGCGCCTCATGGACGCCGGACCCCGTGTTCTGAGCCTGGAACCGCGAACCCTGGACGACGTGTTGGACTGCCTCGTCACCGTGGGCGAGCTGTTGGGAGTCCGTGAAGCGGCCGAGCGGCGGCGCAGCGAGTTGCTCGACCGGCTCGCCGGGGTACGGCGCGCGACGGCGGGCCGGCCTCGGCCCCGGGTGGTGGCCATCGAGTGGCTCGACCCTCTGTGGCCCGCCGGACACTGGGTGCCGGAGCAGATCACGTGTGCGGGCGGGGAACCGCTGCTGGCCGCGCCCGGAGAGCACACCACACCGATGACGTGGGACGCAGTGCGCGAGGCACGCCCGGACGTCGTCCTGGTGCTGCCGTGCGGGTTCCCGCCCGAACGGACCTTGACCGAGATCGATCTGCTCACCTCGCTGGCCGGCTGGGAGGAACTGCCCGCCGTACGAACGGGGCAGGTGTGGGTGCTGGACGGGCCCGCCTACTTCAACCGACCCGGTCCGCGTGTGGTCCGGGGCGCCGAGGTGCTCGCCCATGTGCTGCACGGGGCGCGGGCCGGGGATCCTGTGACCGAGGCCGAGGCGAGGCGGTTGGTTCGGGCTTGATGCTCACCCCCGGTCGCGGGATACGGGGTAGGGGATGAAGGTGCTGGTGTTCTCGTCGACGGCGAGGGTCCGGCCCAGGGGCGGTACGGCTCGCTGGGGGCAGTCGAGGCGTTCGCAGAGGCGGCAGCCCATGCCGATGGGTGTGGCCGCGGCCGTGTTGTCGAGGTCGAGGCCCTCGTCCTGGCCGGACGGGTCTACGGCCCGGGCTTCGGCTTCACCCTGGGCTGCACCTCGCTCTCGCCTCCGCCCTCATCAGCGGCGGGGTGGGCCCTTGGACGCCGTACCGGATGTTCGGCTGCGCCTTCGTCGGCATCTGCCTGGCCGGCCCCGCCGTCCTCACGGTCTTCCGCCGTGCCGCCCGCAAGGCCCGCGTCCGGGCCCCGATCCGCTTCCAGCCCCGGCACGGTCCCGGCTGAGCGGTGACCACGGCGTCGGCCGTCCACTTCGGGGAGGTGCGGGCGTCGTCACGCCTGACCGGTCGGACGCAGTTCGCGTTCGAGGGCGGTCAGGGCGAACGCGTGCGCGGAGGTGTCCTGCCAGCGAGACCGTCCGAACATCACGTCTTCGGAGAGACCGCTCAGCATGGCCACGGCCCGGATGGTGAACTCGGCAACGTCCACCTCGGCGAAGTGTCCCAGGTCCATGCCCTCCCGAAGGATGGCTTCCAGCCGCTCGTCCCAGCCGTCCAGCAGCGCGGTGAGGACGTGCCGGCCCGCTTCGTCGTGGCGCTGGGCCAGCACCTGCGTCCACAGGGCATAGCGTTCGTCACCCTGGTGGCGGGGCAGGTAGAAGCGGACGAACAGGTCCAGCTTCTCCGCAGGCGATGCGGCCCGGTCGCAGGCCTCCCGGAAGCGGGCCCAGAGGTCCGCTTGGCTCCATGCGAGGACTTCGAGCAGGAGGCGGTCCTTCTTGCCGAAGTGGTAGAGGATGTGCCCGGTGCTCATGCCGGCCCGCGCGGCGATGTCCGACATCCGCAGGGCCGCGGTGCCCTTCTCTGCGATGACACTGATGGCGGCCCGCATCGCCCGCCCCCGCGCCTCGTCCCCGCTGGGCTGACGCTTCCTGTCGACCGGGGCCGTAGCAGCCGGCCGGGAAGCAGCACCGGCGTCGGTCCCCGCCCCCTTCACACCCTGCGGCAGGGCAGGGTGCTGCGGCCGCGCGGGCCCGGTCTCTGACGTCGGCATGAGCTGGCTCACCTCGGTTCCGGAAATCTAGATCTCTACTCTAGACTGAAAATCTAGTCAGGATGGCAGGGTGGGTCGATTCCCGCTCGCCCGGCCCGATGCGCCGGGCGCTCGCCAGTCCGACCCGATCCCAGGAGGCAGCCGTATGACGCGCGGATTCGATGTTGTGGAGACCTGTATCGCCGACCTGCGCGCGGCGCTGGAGAAGGGCGAGACCACCTCTGTCGGGCTGCTCGACGCCTACCTCGCGCGGATCGAGGCGTACGACCGGCCCGGTACGGCCACCGCTCTCAACGCGATGGTCGTGATGAACCCGGGCGCCCGTGCGGATGCCGAGGCTTCCGACGGACGCCGTGCGCGGGGCGAGACGCTCGGTCCGCTGGACGGCATCCCGTACACCGCGAAGGACAGCTACCTCGCCGAGGGACTGACCGCAGCTTCCGGCTCCCCCGCCTTCGAGCACCTCGTGGCCCAGCACGACGCCTTCGCCATCGAGCGGCTGCGCGCGGGCGGGGCCGTCCTCATCGGCCTGACCAACATGCCGCCGATGGCGAACGGCGGCATGCAGCGCGGCGTGTACGGCCGCGCGGAGAGCCCGTACAGCGCCGACTGGCTCACCAGTGCCTACGGCTCCGGCTCCTCCAACGGCTCCGGTACCGCGACGGCGGCGTCCTTCGGCGCGTTCGGCCTCGGCGAGGAGACCTGGTCCTCGGGCCGCGCCCCCGCCTCGAACAACGCGCTGTGCGCCTACACCCCCAGCCGCGGTGTGATCTCGGTCCGCGGCAACTGGCCGCTGGTACCGACCATGGACGTCGTCGTCCCGCACACCCGCACCATGGCCGACCTGCTCGAACTGCTCGACGTCATCGTCGCCGACGACCCGAACACGCGCGGGGACCTGTGGCGCGCACAGCCGTGGGTGGCGCTGCCCCCGGCCTCGCAGGTACGACCCGCCTCGTACCCCGCGCTCGCACCCGCCGGCGCCCAGGCCGCGCACGACGCGCTCTCCGGCAAGCGCGTCGGGGTGCCCGCGATGTACATCAACGCCGACCCCGACGCCGGAACCAATCCCGACGGAGGCATCGGCGGGCAGACCGGGCAGCGCATCGACACCCGTCCCTCGGTCATCGCGCTGTGGGAAGCTGCGCGCCGCGACCTGGAAGCCGCCGGAGCCGAGGTGGTCGAGGTCGACTTCCCCGTCGTCTCGAACTACGAGTCCGACCGCCCCGGTGCGCCCTCGCTCCACACCCGCGGACTGGTCAGCCCGGAGTTCCTCACCTTCGAGATCGAGGACCTGTCCGCCTGGGCATGGGACGACTTCCTGCGCGCCAACGGCGACCCGCAGCTCCCCAGCCTGGCCGAGGTCGACAGCTCCCGCATCTGGCCCAAGCACCAGGGCGAGCTGCCCGACCGCTACGAGGGCTTCGACGACACCATCGGCGACTACCCGCGCTTCGTGCGCGAGCGCCCGTACGCCTCCCTCACCGACATGCCGCACCTCGAGCAGGGGCTGCGCGGGCTCGAGGAGACCCGCCGGGTCGACCTGGAGCTCTGGATGGACGGACTGGGCCTGGATGCCGTGCTGTTCCCCGCGGTCGCCGACGTGG
This genomic interval from Streptomyces sp. NBC_00193 contains the following:
- a CDS encoding DUF4394 domain-containing protein codes for the protein MRTRSTVLALSAVLAAACAAPALAAGSGIGTPPESRPAVEHRGLTAVGLTSEQRLVEFDVDKPSKTRSLGKVSGLVGDAKLVGIDFRVHNEQLYGVGDQGGIYTLSTADAKATKVSQLTVALSGMRFGVDFNPAANRLRVISDTGQNLRHNIDDNAAALTTTVDGTLANPTTPPSTALGVTGAAYTNNDLNAATGTTLFDLDTMADRISLQSPANAGTLAPTGSLGVNAALDAGFDIYHSPESGLNKGFAALDAGNGHSLYEINLLTGKASSLGAFPNKQQVTDIALPLNQE
- a CDS encoding Asp23/Gls24 family envelope stress response protein: MTTANNAERALVMAGQAVLGVKGVAFLKPALGDLLRTAVTSAAALRSPATAPQRPPGIRITSLPGKGQVVEVHVVLLRGHRALDVTRAIRETVQAVHASTQPIPVHVTVTVTGIVSTAPHDQPAHPGT
- a CDS encoding RNA polymerase sigma factor — translated: MTAERDARPQRPGVVDRPDDALLAVRAAEGDEEAFERLVRRHGPGMLRLASQLLGNKAEAEDAVQEAFVSAWRKLPEFRGDAGFATWLHRIVTNRCLNTLRARRPATDIDDLPDQAAPDHQSSPERAAESQAAVHALGKAMGVLSPEQRACWILREIETMSYEMIAETVGISQEAVRARVFRARRSLTEAMSAWR
- a CDS encoding Asp23/Gls24 family envelope stress response protein; this encodes MSTQELAPVTTTRKDGSATTTLSTGQSGASEPASTRGKTSIADVVVVKIAGMAAREIPGVHDMGGGLSRTLGAVRDRVPGGRPDVGRGIKVEVGERQTAIDVDLVVEYGVPITDVARDVRENVIAAVERITGLEVVEVNVAVNDVHLPQDAEPATLTENRVE
- a CDS encoding DUF6286 domain-containing Asp23/Gls24 family envelope stress response protein is translated as MTTIADRVVRKVAEQAAREALTGSGGTVRRGTASVRGHSAEVGVDIALGYRGVAGEAAHAVQEHVAERTAHLTGLHVPAPRIGVRALATIHGAPALVAGPAASPPERARGRRWSERRLPVGVLAVLALAVTAALLRDVAAVHLRGRAPAPWRGQVLGWLTGHGPATTPSWAAGTLVVAGLWMIVLALAPGHRSDLVMSTSDPGVRAVIGRRSASHLVRAAVCQVPGVTGARIRVGRRRLTVWADLAHGDRSHARDGVTEAVTGAVQEWGPAAPARTRVRVRVRPSPSWHPTPTPQEEGEADGPYA
- a CDS encoding cobalamin-binding protein, whose product is MHIVSLLPAATDIVVDLGLAADLVGRTHECDWPPAVVASVPVVTRAEFDADALSSREISAAVGGAAHSGSSLYTLDTEALAALAPDVLLTQDLCQVCAVSYEAVSRAVRLMDAGPRVLSLEPRTLDDVLDCLVTVGELLGVREAAERRRSELLDRLAGVRRATAGRPRPRVVAIEWLDPLWPAGHWVPEQITCAGGEPLLAAPGEHTTPMTWDAVREARPDVVLVLPCGFPPERTLTEIDLLTSLAGWEELPAVRTGQVWVLDGPAYFNRPGPRVVRGAEVLAHVLHGARAGDPVTEAEARRLVRA
- a CDS encoding TetR/AcrR family transcriptional regulator translates to MPTSETGPARPQHPALPQGVKGAGTDAGAASRPAATAPVDRKRQPSGDEARGRAMRAAISVIAEKGTAALRMSDIAARAGMSTGHILYHFGKKDRLLLEVLAWSQADLWARFREACDRAASPAEKLDLFVRFYLPRHQGDERYALWTQVLAQRHDEAGRHVLTALLDGWDERLEAILREGMDLGHFAEVDVAEFTIRAVAMLSGLSEDVMFGRSRWQDTSAHAFALTALERELRPTGQA
- a CDS encoding amidase, encoding MTRGFDVVETCIADLRAALEKGETTSVGLLDAYLARIEAYDRPGTATALNAMVVMNPGARADAEASDGRRARGETLGPLDGIPYTAKDSYLAEGLTAASGSPAFEHLVAQHDAFAIERLRAGGAVLIGLTNMPPMANGGMQRGVYGRAESPYSADWLTSAYGSGSSNGSGTATAASFGAFGLGEETWSSGRAPASNNALCAYTPSRGVISVRGNWPLVPTMDVVVPHTRTMADLLELLDVIVADDPNTRGDLWRAQPWVALPPASQVRPASYPALAPAGAQAAHDALSGKRVGVPAMYINADPDAGTNPDGGIGGQTGQRIDTRPSVIALWEAARRDLEAAGAEVVEVDFPVVSNYESDRPGAPSLHTRGLVSPEFLTFEIEDLSAWAWDDFLRANGDPQLPSLAEVDSSRIWPKHQGELPDRYEGFDDTIGDYPRFVRERPYASLTDMPHLEQGLRGLEETRRVDLELWMDGLGLDAVLFPAVADVGPADMDVNEASAELGWRNGVWVANGNLVPRHLGIPTVTVPMGTMPDTGMPVGLTFAGRAYDDNALLALAAAFEKTGIRRTAPQRLSAP